The Yoonia sp. SS1-5 genome contains a region encoding:
- the rpsE gene encoding 30S ribosomal protein S5, whose protein sequence is MAERENRGRGRNREEQAPEFADRLVAINRVSKTTKGGKNFGFAALVVVGDQKGRVGFGKGKAKEVPEAIRKATEQAKRQMIRVPLRDGRTLHHDMEGRHGAGKVVMRTAPVGTGIIAGGPMRAVFEMLGVQDVVSKSIGSANPYNMIRATMNGLTKSQSPRNVAQRRGKKVADILPKRDEAPAAAPAEADA, encoded by the coding sequence ATGGCAGAACGTGAAAACCGCGGCCGTGGCCGCAACCGTGAAGAACAGGCCCCCGAGTTTGCTGACCGTCTGGTCGCGATCAACCGGGTGTCCAAGACCACAAAAGGCGGCAAGAACTTTGGTTTTGCAGCCCTTGTCGTTGTGGGTGACCAGAAGGGCCGTGTCGGATTTGGCAAAGGGAAAGCCAAGGAAGTGCCTGAGGCAATCCGCAAAGCCACTGAGCAAGCCAAGCGCCAGATGATCCGCGTGCCTTTGCGCGACGGTCGTACCCTGCACCACGACATGGAAGGCCGTCATGGCGCCGGTAAGGTTGTGATGCGGACCGCCCCTGTTGGTACCGGGATCATCGCCGGTGGTCCGATGCGTGCCGTCTTCGAGATGTTGGGCGTACAGGACGTTGTGTCCAAATCCATCGGGTCCGCAAACCCCTACAACATGATCCGCGCCACCATGAACGGCCTGACCAAGTCGCAAAGCCCACGCAATGTGGCCCAGCGTCGTGGCAAGAAAGTGGCTGACATTCTGCCCAAGCGGGACGAGGCACCAGCCGCCGCCCCCGCCGAAGCTGACGCATAA
- the rpmD gene encoding 50S ribosomal protein L30 — protein MAKTIVVKQVGSPIRRPEKQRATLIGLGLNKMNRTRELEDTPSVRGMVNSIPHLVEIIEERG, from the coding sequence ATGGCTAAAACAATCGTCGTCAAGCAGGTGGGTTCGCCCATCCGTCGCCCCGAAAAGCAGCGTGCCACGCTGATCGGCCTTGGCCTGAACAAAATGAACCGCACCCGCGAGCTGGAAGACACCCCTTCCGTGCGTGGCATGGTGAACTCTATTCCTCACCTCGTAGAGATCATCGAAGAACGCGGTTAA
- the rplO gene encoding 50S ribosomal protein L15, with protein MKLNELSDNPGATQRKKRIGRGPGSGMGKTGGRGIKGQKSRSGVAIKGYEGGQMPLYQRLPKRGFNKPNRKAFAVINLGLIQKFIDEGKIDAKADITEDALVASGLVRRKKDGIRVLAKGDFKAKAKITVTGASKGAVEAVEKAGGSLTVTTPAAAE; from the coding sequence ATGAAACTGAACGAACTTTCCGACAATCCGGGCGCCACACAGCGCAAGAAGCGTATTGGCCGTGGTCCGGGTTCCGGCATGGGTAAGACCGGTGGCCGTGGTATCAAGGGTCAGAAGTCCCGTTCCGGTGTGGCCATCAAAGGCTACGAGGGCGGCCAGATGCCACTCTACCAGCGTCTGCCGAAGCGTGGCTTTAACAAGCCGAACCGCAAGGCATTTGCTGTGATCAACCTGGGCCTGATTCAGAAATTCATCGACGAGGGCAAGATCGACGCCAAAGCAGACATCACTGAGGATGCGCTGGTGGCATCCGGTCTGGTCCGTCGCAAAAAGGACGGTATTCGCGTGCTGGCCAAGGGTGATTTCAAAGCCAAAGCCAAGATCACGGTCACGGGCGCATCCAAGGGTGCCGTCGAGGCTGTTGAGAAAGCGGGCGGCTCACTGACCGTCACAACACCGGCAGCGGCTGAGTAA
- the secY gene encoding preprotein translocase subunit SecY, translated as MASNISWSAFGKATELRQRILFTIGLLIVYRLGTFIPVPGIDTAALAQFMEDAQAGIGGILSMFTGGALSRMAIFTLGIMPYISASIVMQLLGSMWEPLKNLKKEGEAGRRKLNQYTRYGTVILATAQAYGLAVSLEAGGLAADPGLFFRASCVITIVGGTMFLMWLGEQITARGIGNGISLIIFVGIIAEIPAAMAQFLSQGRSGAISPLVIVGIILMVIVILTFVVFMERSLRKIHIQYPRQQRGMKVYDGSSSHLPIKVNPAGVIPAIFASALLLLPTTISTFSGGTSGPVMSTILALFGPGQPLYLIFFGGMIIFFTYFYTREVAFKTEDVAENLKNQNGFVPGIRPGKKTQEYLDYVVTRILVLGSGYLALVALLPEIIRAELSIPFYFGGTSVLIIVSVGMDTIQQIQSHLVAHQYEGLIEKSQLRGKRGAGKRKGPSRR; from the coding sequence ATGGCATCCAACATCAGTTGGAGCGCCTTCGGCAAAGCAACTGAACTCAGGCAACGGATCCTTTTCACGATCGGCCTGTTGATCGTCTACCGGCTTGGCACGTTCATTCCTGTTCCGGGCATTGATACAGCCGCGCTCGCCCAGTTCATGGAAGATGCGCAGGCGGGTATCGGTGGCATTCTGTCGATGTTTACCGGTGGCGCCCTGTCCCGGATGGCGATCTTTACCCTTGGGATCATGCCATATATTTCTGCATCCATCGTGATGCAGCTGCTAGGGTCCATGTGGGAGCCCTTGAAGAACCTCAAGAAAGAGGGCGAGGCCGGCCGCCGCAAGCTGAACCAATATACCCGATACGGGACGGTCATTCTGGCAACAGCGCAGGCTTACGGCCTTGCTGTCAGCCTGGAGGCTGGCGGTCTTGCTGCTGATCCGGGGCTGTTTTTCCGCGCCTCCTGCGTGATTACCATCGTTGGCGGGACAATGTTCCTGATGTGGTTGGGCGAACAGATCACCGCCCGCGGCATCGGCAACGGTATTTCGCTGATCATCTTTGTTGGTATCATCGCCGAGATCCCTGCAGCCATGGCCCAGTTTCTGTCGCAAGGGCGGTCCGGTGCGATCAGTCCGCTGGTGATTGTGGGCATCATCCTGATGGTCATCGTCATTCTGACTTTTGTGGTGTTCATGGAAAGGTCCCTTCGCAAGATCCATATCCAATACCCACGTCAGCAGCGCGGCATGAAGGTCTATGATGGCTCTTCCAGCCATCTCCCGATCAAGGTGAACCCGGCCGGTGTGATCCCGGCGATCTTTGCCTCTGCCCTGCTTTTGCTGCCGACCACGATCAGCACATTCAGCGGCGGGACATCGGGGCCGGTCATGTCGACCATCCTTGCGCTATTCGGGCCGGGGCAGCCGCTCTACCTGATTTTCTTTGGTGGGATGATCATCTTTTTCACCTATTTCTATACGCGCGAAGTAGCGTTCAAAACGGAAGATGTGGCCGAGAATCTCAAGAACCAGAACGGGTTTGTCCCCGGTATTCGTCCGGGCAAGAAGACGCAGGAATATCTGGATTACGTGGTGACCCGTATTCTGGTCCTTGGCTCGGGCTATCTTGCGCTTGTGGCCTTGTTGCCGGAAATCATCCGGGCCGAGCTGTCAATCCCGTTCTATTTCGGCGGTACCTCGGTGCTGATTATCGTGTCCGTGGGGATGGACACTATCCAACAGATCCAATCCCATCTGGTGGCACACCAATACGAAGGTCTGATTGAGAAGTCGCAATTGCGTGGTAAGCGCGGTGCAGGCAAACGCAAAGGACCGTCGCGTCGATGA
- a CDS encoding adenylate kinase, protein MNIILLGPPGAGKGTQARKLVDERNMVQLSTGDMLRAARTSGTEMGKQVAAVMDRGDLVTDEIVIGLIREQLEADTGAGGYIFDGFPRTLAQADALGRLLVDMGENLDCVIEMQVDDEALVARITARATCKDCGEVYNDNTKPIPADGNCTNCGSRQIERRADDNEESLKTRLMAYYKQTSPLVGYYYAKGDLKSIDGLASMDEVATSIATALG, encoded by the coding sequence ATGAATATCATACTGCTGGGACCGCCGGGGGCGGGTAAGGGAACACAGGCACGCAAGCTGGTAGATGAACGCAATATGGTGCAGTTGAGCACCGGCGATATGCTGCGCGCGGCTCGCACCAGCGGGACCGAGATGGGCAAGCAGGTTGCCGCCGTCATGGACCGTGGAGATCTTGTCACCGACGAGATTGTCATCGGTTTGATCCGCGAGCAGCTGGAGGCTGATACCGGGGCTGGTGGCTACATCTTTGACGGCTTCCCCCGCACATTGGCGCAGGCCGATGCATTGGGCCGCCTTTTGGTTGATATGGGCGAAAACCTGGATTGCGTGATCGAGATGCAGGTCGACGATGAGGCCCTCGTCGCCCGTATTACCGCCCGTGCGACATGCAAGGATTGCGGCGAAGTCTATAATGACAACACCAAACCGATCCCGGCAGACGGCAATTGCACCAATTGCGGGTCGCGCCAGATCGAACGGCGTGCGGATGATAATGAGGAAAGCCTCAAGACCCGGTTGATGGCCTACTACAAGCAGACCAGTCCGCTGGTCGGGTACTATTATGCTAAGGGTGATCTGAAATCCATTGATGGCCTGGCCAGCATGGATGAGGTTGCAACGAGCATCGCAACAGCGTTGGGTTGA
- the rpsM gene encoding 30S ribosomal protein S13, with translation MARIAGVNIPTGKRVPIALTYITGIGPAKAEEICEATKIDRARRVNQLSDAEVLAVREYIDANLMVEGDLRRDTQMNIKRLMDLGCYRGLRHRRNLPVRGQRTSTNARTRKGPAKAIAGKKK, from the coding sequence GTGGCACGTATTGCCGGCGTAAACATACCCACTGGAAAGCGGGTTCCAATCGCCCTGACCTACATCACCGGAATTGGCCCTGCCAAAGCCGAAGAAATCTGTGAAGCAACCAAGATCGACCGCGCCCGCCGCGTCAATCAACTGTCCGATGCCGAAGTTCTGGCCGTGCGTGAATATATCGACGCCAACCTGATGGTTGAAGGTGACTTGCGTCGCGATACGCAGATGAACATCAAGCGCCTGATGGATCTGGGTTGTTACCGTGGCCTGCGCCACCGCCGTAACCTGCCGGTCCGCGGTCAGCGTACATCAACCAACGCACGTACACGCAAAGGCCCCGCAAAGGCCATTGCCGGTAAGAAGAAATAA
- the rpsK gene encoding 30S ribosomal protein S11, whose product MARDTKRTKKKVSKNIAAGVAHVNSSFNNTKILISDVQGNAISWSSAGTMGFKGSRKSTPYAAQMAAEDAGKKAQDHGVKTLEVEVQGPGSGRESALRALAAVGFNITSIRDVTPMAHNGCRPPKRRRV is encoded by the coding sequence ATGGCACGTGATACAAAACGCACCAAAAAGAAGGTCTCCAAGAACATCGCCGCTGGTGTGGCGCATGTGAACTCTTCTTTCAACAACACGAAAATCCTGATCTCTGACGTGCAGGGCAACGCCATTTCATGGTCCTCTGCGGGTACGATGGGTTTCAAGGGCTCTCGGAAGTCTACGCCTTATGCGGCCCAGATGGCTGCGGAAGATGCGGGCAAGAAGGCACAGGATCACGGCGTCAAGACGCTGGAAGTCGAAGTGCAGGGCCCCGGTTCTGGCCGTGAAAGTGCGCTGCGCGCGCTGGCTGCTGTTGGTTTCAACATCACATCGATCCGTGACGTGACCCCAATGGCCCATAACGGCTGCCGCCCACCTAAGCGTCGCCGCGTATAA
- a CDS encoding DNA-directed RNA polymerase subunit alpha has protein sequence MIHKNWAELIKPTQLEVKPGNDPARQATVIAEPLERGFGLTLGNALRRILMSSLQGAAITAVQIDNVLHEFSSVSGVREDVTDIVLNLKGVAIRMEVEGPKRLSVQAKGPGVVTAADISETAGIDILNKDHVICHLDDGADLYMELTVNTGKGYVAADKNKPEDAPIGMMAIDAIYSPVKKVSYDVQPTREGQVLDYDKLTMKVETDGSLTPDDAVAYAARILQDQLSIFVNFDEPESAQAGADDDGLEFNPLLLKKVDELELSVRSANCLKNDNIVYIGDLIQKTEAEMLRTPNFGRKSLNEIKEVLSGMGLHLGMDVEDWPPDNIEDLAKKFEDQF, from the coding sequence ATGATCCACAAGAACTGGGCTGAGTTGATCAAACCAACTCAATTGGAAGTAAAACCGGGCAACGACCCGGCACGACAGGCAACCGTCATCGCTGAGCCGCTGGAACGTGGTTTTGGTCTGACTTTGGGCAACGCCCTGCGCCGCATTCTGATGTCGTCTTTGCAGGGTGCCGCGATCACTGCAGTGCAGATCGACAATGTTCTGCACGAGTTCTCATCCGTGTCTGGTGTGCGTGAAGACGTCACCGATATCGTGCTGAACCTTAAAGGTGTTGCGATCCGCATGGAAGTCGAAGGCCCCAAGCGGCTGAGCGTTCAGGCCAAAGGCCCTGGCGTTGTGACGGCGGCTGATATCTCTGAAACCGCAGGCATCGACATTCTGAACAAAGATCACGTGATCTGTCACCTGGATGACGGTGCTGACCTGTACATGGAACTGACCGTCAACACCGGTAAAGGCTATGTCGCCGCCGACAAGAACAAGCCAGAAGATGCGCCCATCGGCATGATGGCGATTGATGCGATCTATTCACCGGTCAAGAAAGTCAGCTATGATGTCCAGCCAACCCGCGAAGGGCAGGTTCTGGATTATGACAAGCTGACCATGAAAGTTGAAACTGACGGATCACTGACCCCTGACGATGCGGTCGCTTACGCGGCCCGCATCCTGCAGGATCAGCTGTCGATCTTCGTGAACTTTGATGAGCCTGAATCCGCACAAGCTGGTGCCGACGATGACGGTCTGGAATTCAACCCGCTGCTTTTGAAGAAAGTGGACGAGTTGGAGCTGTCTGTCCGCTCTGCAAACTGCCTGAAGAACGACAATATCGTGTATATTGGTGATCTGATCCAGAAGACCGAAGCCGAAATGCTGCGCACGCCGAACTTTGGCCGCAAATCCTTGAACGAGATCAAGGAAGTGCTGTCAGGCATGGGGCTGCACCTTGGTATGGACGTCGAGGACTGGCCACCAGACAACATCGAAGATCTGGCGAAGAAGTTCGAAGATCAGTTCTAA
- the rplQ gene encoding 50S ribosomal protein L17, with product MRHARGYRRLNRTHEHRKALLSNMAGSLIEHEQIKTTLPKAKELRRVVEKLVTLGKRGDLHARRQAAAQLKQDKDVAKLFEVLGPRYAERQGGYIRIMKAGFRYGDMAPMAIIEFVDRDVDAKGAADKARLAEYEAAED from the coding sequence ATGCGTCACGCAAGAGGTTACCGCCGCCTGAACCGCACACATGAGCACCGTAAGGCGCTCTTGTCGAACATGGCAGGCTCGCTCATCGAACATGAGCAAATCAAAACAACACTGCCCAAGGCGAAAGAACTGCGCCGTGTGGTTGAAAAGCTGGTCACACTTGGCAAGCGCGGTGATTTGCACGCCCGCCGTCAGGCTGCCGCCCAGCTCAAGCAGGACAAGGACGTCGCCAAGCTGTTCGAAGTCCTCGGCCCGCGCTACGCCGAGCGTCAGGGTGGTTACATCCGCATCATGAAAGCCGGTTTCCGTTATGGGGACATGGCCCCAATGGCGATCATCGAATTTGTTGATCGCGACGTGGACGCCAAAGGTGCCGCCGACAAGGCCCGCTTGGCCGAATATGAGGCCGCCGAAGACTAG
- a CDS encoding DM13 domain-containing protein gives MKLFSTALITLTIATIGFTAASADEVTKPVAGTFSGASEHITTGGVQIVKTADGGAVVILDSNFSLDGAPDPRVGFGKDGVYAEAADLGELQNLTGVQVYIVPASVNVDDFNEVYIWCLEFGVPLGVAQIS, from the coding sequence ATGAAACTCTTCTCAACCGCACTCATCACACTTACCATTGCGACAATCGGCTTTACGGCGGCGTCAGCTGACGAGGTCACCAAACCCGTAGCCGGCACCTTTAGTGGCGCAAGCGAGCACATCACGACGGGCGGCGTCCAGATTGTTAAGACAGCAGACGGCGGCGCAGTTGTGATACTCGACAGCAATTTCAGCCTCGACGGTGCCCCTGATCCACGCGTGGGCTTTGGTAAAGACGGTGTCTACGCAGAGGCTGCAGATCTGGGCGAACTTCAGAATCTGACGGGCGTTCAGGTCTACATCGTCCCGGCTTCGGTCAATGTCGATGACTTCAACGAAGTGTATATCTGGTGTCTGGAATTTGGCGTTCCGCTGGGCGTTGCACAGATTTCCTGA
- a CDS encoding TetR/AcrR family transcriptional regulator, with amino-acid sequence MNVFWTLGYDATTTDQLLQGMKLTRGSLYKAFGDKKQLFLKSLELYDQREVQEAVYALATPGTSGAERIRLLFSSIANAVEAGDHIGCLLCTTLSGPSATDPEIAASTSAQAQKLRDGFSIALKHDGDGKYPDSYADLLVTQYVGLRMLSRARVPVAIIRESVDAISQLLERPDQ; translated from the coding sequence ATGAACGTTTTCTGGACGTTGGGTTATGATGCCACAACGACAGATCAGTTGTTGCAAGGGATGAAGCTGACACGCGGCAGCTTGTACAAGGCCTTCGGCGACAAGAAACAATTGTTCCTTAAATCATTGGAGCTTTATGACCAGCGCGAGGTGCAAGAGGCTGTTTATGCGCTGGCGACGCCGGGCACGTCGGGAGCAGAGCGCATCAGACTCTTGTTTTCGTCAATTGCCAACGCGGTCGAGGCCGGAGATCATATTGGCTGCCTGCTTTGCACAACATTGTCGGGCCCGTCGGCAACCGACCCGGAAATTGCGGCAAGCACGTCGGCTCAGGCACAGAAATTGCGTGATGGTTTTTCAATCGCGCTGAAACATGATGGTGATGGCAAGTACCCAGACAGTTATGCCGACTTGCTTGTTACACAATATGTTGGGCTGCGCATGCTCTCCAGAGCGCGGGTTCCCGTTGCAATCATTCGGGAAAGCGTGGATGCCATCAGCCAGCTGCTTGAGCGTCCGGATCAATAG
- a CDS encoding GDCCVxC domain-containing (seleno)protein translates to MANGETKIVLSSTLTCPSCGHVETETMPTDACQWFYECRSCKTVLKPLEGDCCVYCSYATVPCPPIQEGKSCGT, encoded by the coding sequence ATGGCGAATGGCGAAACAAAAATAGTGTTGAGCTCGACATTGACCTGTCCGTCCTGTGGACATGTCGAAACCGAAACCATGCCAACTGATGCATGCCAGTGGTTTTACGAGTGCAGGTCATGCAAAACAGTCTTGAAACCGCTTGAAGGTGACTGCTGTGTTTATTGTTCCTACGCGACTGTCCCTTGCCCGCCAATCCAGGAAGGCAAATCCTGCGGCACCTGA
- the merF gene encoding mercury resistance system transport protein MerF, with amino-acid sequence MNNRLLVIGLGGTILAVLCCFTPLLPIILTALGLTGLLGVIYNDAVLLPVLAGFLILTGYALWRMAKQK; translated from the coding sequence ATGAACAACCGACTACTCGTGATCGGATTGGGCGGCACGATTCTAGCGGTTCTGTGCTGCTTCACGCCACTATTGCCGATTATACTGACGGCGCTCGGCCTCACCGGGCTGCTTGGCGTGATATATAATGACGCGGTCCTTTTACCAGTCTTGGCTGGATTTCTCATTTTGACGGGGTACGCACTATGGCGAATGGCGAAACAAAAATAG
- a CDS encoding replication-associated recombination protein A, which yields MADLFDTGAATPPTAPRPLADRLRPAKLADVIGQDQVLGPDAPLGTMLASGSLSSLIFWGPPGVGKTTIARLLADETDLHFIQISAIFTGVPELRKVFEAAKIRRQNGKGTLLFVDEIHRFNKAQQDGFLPHMEDGTILLVGATTENPSFELNAAVLSRAQVFILKRLDLKDLELLAQRAEQELGKGLPLDGPAREALLEMADGDGRALLNLIEQVAAWKVDAKLSTDDLTKRLMKRAVKYDKTGDEHYNLISALHKSVRGSDPDAALYWFARMLEGGEDPRFLARRITRMAVEDIGLADPQAQAVCLQSWETYERLGSPEGELALAQALVYLALAPKSNATYVAYKGAVKAAKQTGSEPPPAHILNAPTALMKEQGFGAGYAYDHDAEDAFSGANYFPDTMKRGVYYTPVDRGFERELKKRVDYFAGLRAKRRKN from the coding sequence ATGGCTGATCTCTTCGACACTGGTGCCGCGACGCCACCCACCGCACCCCGTCCCCTCGCGGATCGTCTGCGCCCTGCCAAGCTGGCCGATGTGATCGGGCAGGATCAGGTGCTTGGCCCGGATGCGCCACTTGGCACGATGCTGGCGTCGGGATCTTTATCATCGCTGATTTTCTGGGGTCCGCCCGGGGTCGGCAAGACCACGATTGCCCGGCTGCTGGCCGATGAGACGGACCTGCATTTCATCCAGATCAGCGCGATCTTCACCGGTGTTCCCGAATTGCGCAAGGTGTTCGAGGCGGCCAAGATCCGCCGCCAGAACGGCAAGGGGACATTGCTGTTCGTTGATGAAATCCATCGTTTCAACAAGGCGCAGCAGGATGGGTTTCTGCCGCATATGGAAGACGGCACCATCCTTCTGGTCGGCGCCACAACCGAGAACCCAAGTTTCGAATTGAACGCAGCGGTGTTGAGCCGGGCGCAGGTGTTCATCCTCAAGCGGCTGGACCTGAAGGATCTTGAGTTGTTGGCCCAACGGGCGGAACAGGAGTTGGGCAAGGGTTTGCCGCTGGACGGACCGGCCCGCGAGGCCTTGCTGGAAATGGCCGACGGCGATGGTCGCGCCCTGCTGAACCTGATCGAGCAGGTCGCAGCCTGGAAAGTGGATGCCAAGCTATCAACCGATGATCTGACAAAGCGGTTGATGAAGCGGGCGGTGAAATACGACAAGACCGGCGATGAGCACTACAACCTGATTTCCGCTTTGCACAAGTCCGTGCGCGGGTCTGATCCGGATGCCGCGCTGTACTGGTTCGCGCGGATGCTGGAAGGGGGCGAGGATCCCCGCTTTCTGGCCCGGCGTATCACCCGCATGGCCGTTGAGGATATTGGTCTGGCCGACCCACAGGCGCAGGCCGTGTGCCTGCAGTCATGGGAGACGTACGAGCGGCTGGGCTCGCCAGAGGGCGAATTGGCGTTGGCCCAGGCGCTTGTCTACCTTGCGCTGGCGCCGAAATCGAACGCGACCTATGTGGCATATAAGGGCGCTGTGAAGGCCGCCAAGCAGACCGGATCAGAGCCGCCACCCGCGCATATTCTGAACGCCCCGACGGCCTTGATGAAAGAGCAGGGATTTGGGGCGGGCTATGCCTATGATCACGATGCCGAGGATGCGTTTTCGGGGGCCAACTATTTCCCCGACACCATGAAGCGTGGCGTCTATTACACCCCAGTTGATCGCGGGTTTGAGCGGGAATTGAAAAAACGCGTTGACTACTTTGCGGGTCTGCGTGCGAAACGCCGCAAGAATTGA
- the crcB gene encoding fluoride efflux transporter CrcB, with the protein MMTPVISVALGGALGAVGRYLVGVAVAFPFGTLAVNVIGSFAIGLLWVLLAARGLQHWVPFLMTGLLGGFTTFSAFSLDTLRLVEAGRVTAAGGYVLASVMLSLLACALGLWLAKGMTT; encoded by the coding sequence ATGATGACACCTGTGATCTCTGTCGCTTTGGGCGGCGCGTTGGGCGCTGTGGGCCGTTACCTTGTTGGGGTAGCGGTGGCGTTCCCTTTCGGCACCTTGGCGGTCAATGTGATCGGGTCTTTTGCCATTGGCCTTTTGTGGGTCCTGCTGGCCGCACGGGGCCTTCAGCATTGGGTGCCTTTTCTGATGACGGGGTTGCTGGGCGGGTTCACGACGTTTTCCGCCTTTTCGCTGGATACGTTGCGACTGGTTGAGGCTGGACGTGTGACAGCCGCAGGCGGCTACGTACTGGCGTCTGTCATGTTGTCGTTATTGGCCTGCGCGCTGGGTCTGTGGTTGGCCAAAGGAATGACGACATGA
- a CDS encoding RluA family pseudouridine synthase, with translation MSGVQTRVIGPDDGDQRVDRYLRRLFPHLTQGRIEKMCRKGELRVDGGRVKTATRLEAGQKIRIPPLPTEEEANALRSLAKQGVTKADAKLIQSCVIYKDDHIIAINKPAGLATQGGSKTTRHVDGMAEALTFGYEEKPRLVHRLDKDTSGVLLLARTRMMAKQLTENLKHRETRKIYWAAVAGVPHPRAGTIKYGLVKAPGHGRGGENEKMRCVHPRDVDSTEGAKRATSDYAVMDQLASRAAWCALVPITGRTHQLRAHMAEIGHPIIGDGKYGGSGQENLGDGWGAGMGSEIGRKMHLHARSLTIKHPATGATLHLTADLPEHMQNTWDFVGWVVGHAPVDPFNMPDE, from the coding sequence ATGAGCGGTGTGCAGACGCGGGTCATTGGCCCTGATGATGGGGATCAACGGGTCGACCGCTATTTGCGCCGCCTGTTTCCGCATTTGACCCAGGGCCGGATCGAGAAGATGTGCCGCAAGGGTGAATTGCGCGTCGATGGGGGGCGGGTGAAGACCGCAACCCGCCTTGAAGCGGGCCAAAAGATACGTATTCCCCCCCTCCCGACCGAGGAAGAGGCGAATGCGCTGCGTTCGCTCGCCAAGCAAGGCGTGACCAAGGCCGATGCCAAACTGATCCAGTCCTGTGTGATTTATAAGGACGACCATATCATTGCGATTAACAAGCCCGCGGGCCTCGCCACGCAAGGTGGGTCCAAGACCACCCGCCATGTCGACGGCATGGCTGAGGCGTTGACCTTTGGCTATGAGGAAAAGCCGCGCCTCGTTCACCGGCTGGACAAGGACACGTCGGGTGTTTTGCTGCTGGCCCGGACCCGGATGATGGCCAAGCAGTTGACAGAGAACCTCAAGCACCGTGAAACCCGCAAGATCTATTGGGCTGCCGTGGCAGGTGTGCCGCATCCGCGTGCCGGGACGATCAAATACGGGCTGGTCAAGGCCCCCGGTCACGGCAGAGGCGGCGAGAATGAAAAGATGCGTTGCGTGCATCCACGCGATGTCGACAGCACCGAAGGCGCCAAGCGGGCGACGAGCGACTATGCGGTGATGGATCAGCTTGCCAGCCGGGCCGCATGGTGTGCCTTGGTTCCGATCACAGGCCGGACCCATCAGTTGCGCGCCCATATGGCCGAGATCGGGCATCCCATTATCGGCGACGGCAAATACGGTGGATCAGGGCAGGAAAACCTTGGCGACGGTTGGGGCGCCGGGATGGGATCAGAGATCGGGCGCAAGATGCATTTGCACGCCCGTAGCCTGACCATCAAGCATCCCGCGACGGGTGCTACCTTGCATCTCACCGCGGACCTGCCCGAACATATGCAGAATACCTGGGATTTTGTCGGTTGGGTCGTAGGCCATGCGCCGGTGGATCCGTTCAATATGCCTGATGAGTGA
- a CDS encoding HAD-IA family hydrolase, with protein sequence MSDLRLVIFDVDGTLVDSQTEIFAAMTGAFRAEALAVPDRTAVLSIVGLSLDEAFARLCPDSDAALRRRLVDGYKASFAGLRAENREMGPLFPGARAVLRQLESIDDVLLGVATGKSRRGLDKVLERHDLQGVFHTEQVADHHPSKPNPSMILTALNELGVAARSAAMVGDTTFDMDMGRAAGVHTVGVSWGYHPADSLRPDVLIDAFDTLPAAINKVMDTER encoded by the coding sequence ATGAGTGATCTGCGGCTTGTCATCTTTGACGTCGACGGCACGCTGGTCGATAGTCAAACCGAGATTTTCGCAGCCATGACAGGTGCGTTCAGGGCCGAGGCGCTTGCGGTTCCGGATCGAACGGCGGTGCTGTCGATTGTAGGCCTGTCGCTGGACGAAGCCTTTGCGCGGCTTTGCCCCGATAGCGACGCCGCCCTGCGGCGGCGCCTGGTGGATGGCTACAAGGCCTCCTTTGCCGGATTGCGTGCCGAGAACAGGGAGATGGGCCCACTATTTCCCGGCGCCAGGGCGGTGTTGCGCCAGCTGGAGTCCATCGACGACGTTCTTTTGGGCGTCGCGACAGGCAAATCGCGTCGCGGTCTCGACAAGGTGCTGGAGCGTCATGACCTGCAGGGCGTTTTTCATACCGAGCAGGTTGCAGACCATCACCCGTCCAAGCCCAACCCCTCGATGATCCTGACCGCGCTGAACGAGCTTGGGGTCGCCGCACGGTCTGCGGCCATGGTGGGTGACACGACATTTGATATGGATATGGGGCGTGCGGCTGGTGTGCATACGGTTGGGGTAAGCTGGGGTTATCACCCCGCAGACAGCTTGCGTCCGGATGTTCTGATTGATGCGTTTGACACCCTTCCTGCGGCAATCAACAAGGTGATGGATACAGAAAGATGA